In Wolinella succinogenes DSM 1740, a single genomic region encodes these proteins:
- a CDS encoding M16 family metallopeptidase produces the protein MAAQLSEIEVKGVKIPLIYEKSTLMPAVNLQIVFTHAGSITDEIPGLASLSARIFNEGTKTLGSVEFAKELENRAISLSVGSGNETLVFDMSALKSEYLEGLRLTRELLRQPNFTKEALSKVKTDIKASLLRKESDFDYVAQVELHRRLFEGTPLEYPSMGNRESIEKITLKEVEEFWKKRGVLRRAIVLVGGDVELEEVKKDLLSLLSVLPLGEEGELVRYEAKGDLEVKSVIKNTQQAYIYFGSPFSVKNLREDSYKAKVAAFVLGSSGFGSRMMEEIRVKRGLAYSAYWRISLSKSVNYSLGYLQTKLENEQQAIGVVRELIEEFLQKGITEKELEGAKQFLLGSEPLRNETLSQRLSSAFSAYYRGLPLDFAKEELHKIEALTLEEINAYIKEHQELLQLSFSVVTAPKE, from the coding sequence ATGGCCGCCCAGTTGAGCGAGATTGAAGTCAAAGGGGTGAAGATTCCCCTCATCTATGAAAAAAGCACCCTGATGCCCGCCGTGAATCTCCAGATCGTGTTCACTCACGCAGGTTCGATCACTGATGAGATTCCCGGGCTCGCTTCACTTAGCGCGCGAATCTTTAATGAAGGCACCAAGACGCTTGGTTCGGTGGAGTTTGCCAAGGAGTTGGAGAATCGCGCTATCAGTCTTAGTGTGGGAAGCGGGAATGAGACGCTCGTCTTTGACATGAGTGCGCTAAAGAGCGAATACTTAGAGGGATTGAGACTCACTAGAGAGCTTTTAAGGCAGCCCAATTTCACCAAAGAGGCGCTCTCCAAGGTCAAAACCGACATCAAGGCCTCGCTTTTGCGCAAAGAGAGTGACTTTGATTATGTAGCGCAGGTGGAGCTCCATCGCCGTCTTTTTGAAGGAACCCCTTTGGAGTATCCCTCCATGGGAAATCGCGAGAGCATCGAGAAGATCACCCTTAAAGAGGTGGAGGAGTTTTGGAAAAAGCGAGGGGTTTTGCGCCGAGCGATCGTGCTTGTGGGGGGTGATGTGGAGCTAGAAGAGGTCAAAAAAGATCTCCTTTCGCTCCTCTCTGTGCTTCCTTTGGGTGAAGAGGGTGAGCTTGTTCGCTATGAAGCCAAAGGGGATTTGGAGGTGAAGAGTGTGATCAAAAACACCCAGCAAGCCTACATCTACTTTGGCTCTCCTTTTAGCGTGAAGAATCTTCGTGAAGATTCTTACAAGGCAAAAGTGGCGGCTTTTGTGCTAGGAAGCAGCGGATTTGGCAGCCGGATGATGGAGGAGATTCGCGTCAAACGCGGGCTGGCCTACTCGGCTTATTGGAGAATCTCGCTCAGCAAAAGCGTCAACTACTCCCTTGGCTATCTTCAGACCAAACTAGAGAATGAGCAACAGGCTATTGGCGTGGTGCGGGAGCTCATCGAGGAGTTCCTGCAAAAAGGAATCACCGAAAAAGAGTTAGAGGGAGCCAAGCAGTTCCTCTTGGGGAGTGAACCTTTGCGCAACGAAACCTTGAGTCAGCGCCTCAGCAGCGCCTTTAGCGCCTACTATCGAGGCTTGCCTCTTGATTTTGCCAAGGAGGAGCTCCATAAGATCGAGGCGCTCACGCTTGAAGAGATCAATGCCTACATCAAAGAGCATCAGGAGCTTTTGCAGCTCTCCTTTAGTGTGGTGACCGCCCCTAAAGAGTGA